A stretch of DNA from Aurantiacibacter atlanticus:
AGGCGGGCCGCTGCGACGGTTGAGGCAGCCTGTCAGTGGATCGCGCTCCGCCAGTTCGCGGGCGCGCTGTTCGGCCTTGCGCCGTTCCTGCACTTCGAGACGCAAATCATTGTAACGGCGCCAACCAAACAGCAGCAGCGCGATGTTGAGAAGAACCGCATTGATGAGCAGCATATCGGGGGCTTCACCCGTGCCCGTCCATGCACGCACAATCTTGGGCATGATTGAACCGCCCGTGCCGACGAACAGGATAATGGCCGCCACGGCGATGCCCAGCGCGACAAGATCACGGTCGGCCGTTACGAGTTTGTTCGCTGCCGAATCCCGACTTTCAGTAATCGCCTGTTTCAAAGGTCATGCGCCCCATAAATATGAAGCGCTCTTATTACGCATCATAATCAACGATCGGTTAATTGCGACGCAGACGCTTACCCGCTAGGCGGACGATGCATTCAGATGGAGAATCAAGTGCCCAGTTACTGGCTGATCAAGTCCGAACCGTTCAAATATTCGTGGGATGATCTATGTCGCGATGGTGAAACGATCTGGGATGGTGTGCGCAATCATCGCGCTGCCAATAATCTGAAGGCGATGGAAATTGGCGATCGGCTTTTCTACTATCATTCCAACAAGGGGCTGGAAATTGTCGGTATCGCCGAGGTGAGCGAAGCGGGTTTGATTGATCCGACTGATGCCGAAGGCAAATGGCCAACGGTCAAGGTAAAGCCTGTCAGTAAACTCGATAATCCGGTCACCTTGAAGGCGATCAAGGCAAATCCGGAGCTTGACCGGATCGAGCTTGTCCGGCTTTCACGTTTGTCCGTTGGTGTGATCACGCGAGAGGAATGGGACAAGATCATCGCCATGTCGCAAGACTGACGCAGCGGTTTAGTTTTTTGCGCGTAGCCCGCTGATTGTTGCACCTGCTGCACCAAGCTGTTCAATATCGGTGAGGCAATGGATGAGGCGGATCCCCTCCATAGGTACCGCCTTTGCCAGCGCCGCATCGAATTCAGCATTGGTGGCCACGCGCTTTGCCCAGCCACCGTAGGATTTGCCCATCATGGCAAAATCGGGATTGGCCAGTTGTGTAGCTGATTCGCGGCCCGGATATTCGCGTTCCTGATGCATCCTGATGGTGCCATAGGTCGAATTGTCGAAAATGATGATCAACAGATTGAGACCGTATTGACCCGCTGTCGCCAGTTCCTGCGCATTCATCAGAAAATCGCCATCCCCAGAGGCCGCAACGACGCAGCGTTCGGGAAAACGGCGTGCTGCGGCAATTGCTGCGGGAATGCCATAGCCCATTGCGCCACAAGTAGGAGCAAGCTGCGAGGGAAAGCCTGCATATGGCCAGAACCGATGCCACCATCCGGAAAAATTGCCTGCCCCATTGCAAATGATTGCATCATCGGGAAGCAGGCGGCGCGCGGCGGCCATCGCCATGGTCAGATCGAGATCGTAACGCGCCTCGTCATGCGGCGTATTCCACTCCTGCCAGTCCCGATGAGCCTCTGCGCCGGCATCGAAAGCGATAATGTCGGAATCATCCCATAGGGCAGCGCTTTCTGCAAATTCCGCCGTGTCGGCGCACAGGGCGAGGTCAGTGCGATAAACGCGGCCCAGTTCTTCGGGGTCGGGGTGAATGTGGATCAGCGTCTGGCCCGGATGATCCGGAGTGATTATGGAATAACCATCTGTGGTCGCCTCCCCCAGACGAGCGCCCACTACCAGTATAAGGTCTGCCTCGCGCACCCGCTCTACCAGCCGGGGATTAGGGCCGTAACCCAGATTGCCTGCATAGACAGCTGACGATGGCGGTATGGCATCCTGCCGTCGGAACGCGGTGGCAACCGGAAGACCGATCCGCTCTGCAAATTCCGTAAAATAGTGGCGCGTTCTTTCGTGCCAGCCTGCGCCGCCGATTATCGCCATGGGCGCGGCGGCATCTCCAATCATGCGCATCATCGCGTCCATCGCATCGGGACAGGGTGCCTGAGCCGGCCGTGTAACAGCCGGACGAACAAGTGCGCCTATCGCCTCTTCGTGCAGCATGTCTTCGGGCAGGGCGAGAACCACAGGACCGGGCCTGCCGGAAATGGCGGTGGACCATGCGCGCGCAATATATTCGGGTATGCGCGCCGCATCATCAATCCGTGCGGCCCATTTGGAGATCGGTGCGAAGAAGGCTGAGAAATCAATTTCCTGAAAACCCTCACGGTCGCGCATACCCCGGTCCACATCACCGATGAAAAGGATCATCGGTTGAGAATCCTGCATCGCTACATGCACGCCAATGCTGGCATTGGTCGCCCCCGGCCCGCGGGTGACAAAGGCCACGCCGGGTCGGCCCGTCATCGTCGCATCGGCGCATGCCATAAACGCCACGCCACCTTCTTGCCGGCACGTGACGGTGTCGATCCCGTCTGTGTCGATCAATGTATCAAGGACGGGGAGAAAACTTTCCCCCGGCACAGTGAAGATGCGGTCACAGCCTTGCTCCAACAGGCAATCGACAAGCAGGCGTGAGGCGGTGCGAAGTGGGCTATCGGCGTTCATCCATGCGGCAATAGTCCTGACTGGTTGCGGCGGCAACCAATTGTGATTGCTACAGCGGCCATCTTGCCAAGAGCGGCTGTCTGTCCCGTCTGTGGACAGGATGCAGTTTGCGATACCCGAAATGGTTACCAAAGCGTTAAAACTTCATCATGAGACGCGCACTGGTCCTATCCGATGAGTCGGCCCGCCACCCGTTCCGGGCCTCCCTTCCTCCGCATGCCTTGCATCGTGCGAACGAGATCGAGCGCACGGCACCCTGGCGGTTGCGCCTGGAATTGACGCGCAAGGATGCCGAATCCGCGCTGGCCACTTATGGCGCCGGATTTGTCGCCACGCTGGCGTTTTTCAGCTGAGCTATTCGGCGGCGGCGGGGGCGGACCCTGCCAATGCAGCAGCTTTTTCCGCCTTATAGAGCACTCCGCCGAGCCAGGCCGAAACGAGGCACATGGCCGCACTGAGCAGCAATTGCTCTGCCAAGGGTATGCCGATGGCACTCAATGCCAGCGCAAGTAGAGAGCCGACGACCATCGCCCCGGAATTGACGATATTGTTCGCCGCTACGGCCCTGCTCGCCTGCGAGGTTGGAACCTTTGTTGTCAAAAAGGCATAAAGCGGCACAACGAACATGCCGCCGAATATTGCGATAAACAGCAGACTGGACAGCACGGCCCAGGCGAGCGGGTATGACAGAAAAGTGGGAACATCCATCAGTCTTGAATCGACCAGCCCTGCATTCCATGCGCGGCACACAAAGTAGAAGACTGCCACCATCGCGCCCATCGCCAGAACCGAAAATGGTGCATAGCGTGCCGAAACAGTGCCCTTGAGCAACAGGTTCACTGCCACCGAACCAATGGCAACACCGATTGAAAAGAATACAAGAAACAGGCTCGCCACTTCTTTATTGGCCATCAGGACATTTTTGGCGAGAGGCGGGAACTGGATGAACAGCACCGCACCGATGGTCCAGAAAAAGCTGATTGCGAGAATGGCATAGAAGACTTCGCGATTGTGCATGATATCACGCACAAGCCGGTATGAGGATGTGAACGGGTTGAAATCGACCTTTTCGGGCATGCCCATCGGTGGGGCCGGTGGAACCTGACGACTGGTGAAATACCCGATAATTGCAAATCCGACCACGGCGATTGCAGCAAATTCAACTGCAAGAAATCCGGCAAGAATTGTGCCCGCCATGATCGCGAGATAGGTGCCTGCCTCAACAAGGCCGGTGCCTGCCAGCACCTCGTCTTTTTCAAGATGCTGAGGCAGGATCGCGTATTTTATCGGACCGAAGAATGTGGAATGTGTGCCCATCGCGAACAGGGCAAGCATCAGCAGGGGGATCGCCACGACATCCACCGCAAAGCCACGCCACGCCATGAACAGGCCCATTGCACCCACCGCCATGATCACGATTTCCGCAGCCTTGACGATACGGATGATCGCTGCCTTGTCGCGCAGGTCTGCCAATTGTCCGGCAATTGCCGATAGCAGGAAGAAAGGCAGGATGAATACTGCGGATGCTACGCCGGAAAATATCGTTTCCGTGTCGGCGGAATTATACACGGCGTAAACGACGAACAGGACCATCGCCGTCTTGTAGAGATTGTCGTTGAACGCGTTCAGCAATTGGGTGACGAATAGCGGCAGGAACCGCCGCTGCTTCAGCAGGTGGGTGGATGTAAACATGGTGCTGCTTGCGTTGCCTTCCTTTGGACGCCAGGTCGCTTGCGCAACGGGGCTTATCTTCAATCAAGATGGTAAGCCACGCTTTTTCCCACGTGATTAAACGGCTAGGGGTGAAACATCATGTGGACATTGCCCAACATCCTCACCCTGTCGCGTATCGTGGCCCTGCCATTGCTTGCCTATCTGATGTGGTGGCCGGGATGGGAGCTTGGTTATCTGCTTGCCTTTGCCCTCTATTCGGCGATGGGCATCACCGATTTCTTCGATGGCATGCTGGCCCGTTCAAGCGGCGCTGTCAGCAAGCTGGGCATTTTTCTCGATCCGATTGCGGATAAGATTATGGTTGCCACCGTGATATTGGTGCTGACGGCAATGGGTGTCTTGCGCGGCCCATATGTGGGCGATGCACATGTCATCGCTGGGCTTATCATCCTGATCCGCGAAATCGCGGTTTCGGGGTTGCGAGAGTTTCTTGGCGGACTTCAGGTCAGCATTCCGGTCAGCAAGCTGGCGAAATGGAAAACCACGTTCCAGCTTGTCGCCCTTGGTTCACTGATACTGGGACAGGGACTGCCAAACTGGATTGTGATGGCAGGCGGCATTGCGCATAATATTCCGCATACGGTGGGGCTGGTAACGCTGTGGACCGCTGCCATTCTGACTTTGATTACTGGATGGGATTACCTTCGTGTGGGCCTCAAACACATGGATTGAAATCGGCATGGGCCGTCAGTCAATATCATCATGTCCTAAAGGCGAAGATGGCCGATTAACCCGCGCGTAATTCTTCGGCAAGCAAGCGAAATTCATCCGACCTTGGTGAGTTTGTTCGCCATACCAGCGCAATTTCACGGCTGGTATTGCGGCCTTTCAGCGGACGATAGACCACATCGGTTTCATGCAGGATGCCTGCATCGATAGCCATTTTCGGCAGCAAGGTCAGACCAAGACCATTATCCACCATTTGCACCAGCGTATGAAGCGATGTGCCTATCATCGTGGTGCTGGCGCGCAATTCTGCATGATTGCACGCCGCCAGCGCATGATCCCGCAGGCAATGGCCATCTTCCAGCAACAGCAAGCGCCCTTCTTCGATCATGGAAGGGGGCACTTCATCAGGTGGATTGCGTGGATCGTCCTTGGGGAAAGCGACAAACAGATCGTCCTGCGAAATCACTGCTTTTTCGACTTCGCCAGTGGGGAAGGGCAGGGCAAGCAGGACGCAATCTGCGCGACCATGGTGGAGCGATTCGAGGGCGTGTTCGGACGTTTCTTCTCGCAAGAACAGCTTGAGCTGTGGCCGTTCCTTCCGCAGTCGCGGCAAAATTCGCGGGAGCAGAAATGGTGCGATGGTCGGGATAACGCTCATCCGCAATTCGCCTGAAAGCGGCTTACCTGCAGCCTGCACAAGTTCGGCAAGCTCTTCTGTTTCGCGAAGTATACGGTGAGCCTTGGCAACCACGGAATTTCCCAATGGTGTAAAGCGTACCACGCGGCGACTGCGCTCCACCAATGTGACATTAAGGAGCGATTCAAGTTCGCGAATCCCGGCCGACAGCGTCGATTGAGAAACGAAGCTGGCTTCCGCCGCACGGCCAAAGTGCTGGTGCTGATGAAGCGCAACCAGATATTGCAACTGCTTGATCGTGGGCAAATAGGTCGACACAGCGGCTCTGCCTTATTTCGTCGTTGATTCGGCGGCCGAGCTGGCATCGGCAGCTTCTGCCTCGGCCTCCACGTCATCGATATGCGTCATCTTGAGGCGGCCCTTTTCGACTGCAAAGGCGAGCTTGCCTTCGACGAGCTCGAGCGCGTCCTTGCCGAATACTTCGAAACGCCAGCCATCGAGGACCTGGAGCTTGCGCACACCGGCAGCCAGCGCCTCAAGCTCGTCCGACCGGGTGAGCAGGCGCGATGCGACGTCTATTTCGCGCGAACGGATCTTGAGCAGCAGCTTGAGAAGATCAGCCACAAGCGCGCCTTCCTTGCCCAGTGGTGCGCCACGCTTGGGCTTGGCAGGCATTTCTTCGTCGGGCAGCGGTTCGGCATTTTTCAGGACACGCATCAGCCGTTTGCCGATGTCGTTTTCCTTCCAGGCATTGGAGAGGCCGCGTACCTTGGCGAGGTCTTCCTGTTTCTTGGGCGGGTGGCTGGCAATATCGGCCAGAGTTTCATCACGAATGATCCGGCCCCGCGGGATGTCCTTGTCCTGCGCCTCGCTTTCGCGCCAGCCTGCCAGTGC
This window harbors:
- a CDS encoding thiamine pyrophosphate-binding protein translates to MNADSPLRTASRLLVDCLLEQGCDRIFTVPGESFLPVLDTLIDTDGIDTVTCRQEGGVAFMACADATMTGRPGVAFVTRGPGATNASIGVHVAMQDSQPMILFIGDVDRGMRDREGFQEIDFSAFFAPISKWAARIDDAARIPEYIARAWSTAISGRPGPVVLALPEDMLHEEAIGALVRPAVTRPAQAPCPDAMDAMMRMIGDAAAPMAIIGGAGWHERTRHYFTEFAERIGLPVATAFRRQDAIPPSSAVYAGNLGYGPNPRLVERVREADLILVVGARLGEATTDGYSIITPDHPGQTLIHIHPDPEELGRVYRTDLALCADTAEFAESAALWDDSDIIAFDAGAEAHRDWQEWNTPHDEARYDLDLTMAMAAARRLLPDDAIICNGAGNFSGWWHRFWPYAGFPSQLAPTCGAMGYGIPAAIAAARRFPERCVVAASGDGDFLMNAQELATAGQYGLNLLIIIFDNSTYGTIRMHQEREYPGRESATQLANPDFAMMGKSYGGWAKRVATNAEFDAALAKAVPMEGIRLIHCLTDIEQLGAAGATISGLRAKN
- a CDS encoding MFS transporter, which translates into the protein MFTSTHLLKQRRFLPLFVTQLLNAFNDNLYKTAMVLFVVYAVYNSADTETIFSGVASAVFILPFFLLSAIAGQLADLRDKAAIIRIVKAAEIVIMAVGAMGLFMAWRGFAVDVVAIPLLMLALFAMGTHSTFFGPIKYAILPQHLEKDEVLAGTGLVEAGTYLAIMAGTILAGFLAVEFAAIAVVGFAIIGYFTSRQVPPAPPMGMPEKVDFNPFTSSYRLVRDIMHNREVFYAILAISFFWTIGAVLFIQFPPLAKNVLMANKEVASLFLVFFSIGVAIGSVAVNLLLKGTVSARYAPFSVLAMGAMVAVFYFVCRAWNAGLVDSRLMDVPTFLSYPLAWAVLSSLLFIAIFGGMFVVPLYAFLTTKVPTSQASRAVAANNIVNSGAMVVGSLLALALSAIGIPLAEQLLLSAAMCLVSAWLGGVLYKAEKAAALAGSAPAAAE
- the pgsA gene encoding CDP-diacylglycerol--glycerol-3-phosphate 3-phosphatidyltransferase, which gives rise to MWTLPNILTLSRIVALPLLAYLMWWPGWELGYLLAFALYSAMGITDFFDGMLARSSGAVSKLGIFLDPIADKIMVATVILVLTAMGVLRGPYVGDAHVIAGLIILIREIAVSGLREFLGGLQVSIPVSKLAKWKTTFQLVALGSLILGQGLPNWIVMAGGIAHNIPHTVGLVTLWTAAILTLITGWDYLRVGLKHMD
- a CDS encoding hydrogen peroxide-inducible genes activator, with translation MSTYLPTIKQLQYLVALHQHQHFGRAAEASFVSQSTLSAGIRELESLLNVTLVERSRRVVRFTPLGNSVVAKAHRILRETEELAELVQAAGKPLSGELRMSVIPTIAPFLLPRILPRLRKERPQLKLFLREETSEHALESLHHGRADCVLLALPFPTGEVEKAVISQDDLFVAFPKDDPRNPPDEVPPSMIEEGRLLLLEDGHCLRDHALAACNHAELRASTTMIGTSLHTLVQMVDNGLGLTLLPKMAIDAGILHETDVVYRPLKGRNTSREIALVWRTNSPRSDEFRLLAEELRAG
- a CDS encoding EVE domain-containing protein, which gives rise to MPSYWLIKSEPFKYSWDDLCRDGETIWDGVRNHRAANNLKAMEIGDRLFYYHSNKGLEIVGIAEVSEAGLIDPTDAEGKWPTVKVKPVSKLDNPVTLKAIKANPELDRIELVRLSRLSVGVITREEWDKIIAMSQD